GGGGATGTGGGTGGTCGCCGTGCCGTCGCTGAACTCTAGACGATACCGCAGTCCCGGCTGGAGCGCCACGGTCGAACGGTTCGGCGCGCGCCGAACCGTGGTTCACCCGCCGAAGAGCTCGGCGACGGCCAGTGTGCCAGTGCCCGCGCGGCGCCCGCCGGCAACCAGCACCCTGCCGTCGGGCAGCCGGGTGGCGGTGTGGAGGGCGCGGGCCCAGGCCATCGTCCCCGCCCCCGTCCAGCTGCCGCTCGCGGGCAGGTAGCGCTCGGCGGCCGAGCTGGTTCCGTACCCGTCCAGGGTGCCGCCACCGGCCACCAGCACGCTGCCGTCCGCGAGGTCGGTGGCGGTGTGGACGGCGTGGGGGGAGCCCATGCTCGCGGTGTCGCTCCACGTGTCGGTGGCCGGGGTGTACAGCTCCGCGGAGGCGAGGGGGCGGCCGGTCTCCACGTCGTACCCGCCGATCACCAGCACCCGCCCGTCGCCGAGGCGCGTGGCGGTGTGCGCCACCCGGTCGACGGTGGGGTTGGCGGTGGCGAGCCAGCCTCCCGGCACCGGGGTGTAGACCTCGGCGGCCGGTCCCCGCGTGTACACACCCACGATCGGCAGCCGGGGCGTGATCGGCAGCGGCAGGTCTCGCACCGCGATGCCGCCGACCACCAGCACCCGGCCGTCGGTGAGCCGGGTGGCGGTGTGCGCCATCCGCGGCGAGGTCATCGGCAGGCCCGGACGCCAGCGGCCGACGGTGGGGTCGTAGAGCTCGGTCGACGCCAGCTCGTTGGTGCCGTCGAACCCGCCGGTCACCAGCACCTCGCCGTCGGCGAGGAGGGTGGCGGTGTGCAGCGCGCGCCCCGTGGTCATCGGCCCGGTGGCCGACCAGGTACGGGTCCCAGGATCGTAGAGCTCGGCGCTGCCGAGATGCCGCCCGTCGAGGATGCCCCCCGCCACCAGCACCCGTCCGTCCTGGAGCCGGGTGGCGGTGGCCGCGTACCGGGCGGTGGCCATGCTCCCCGCCGGTCCCCAGCGCCCGGTCGGGGGGTCGTAGAGCTCCGCGGTCTCCAGGCAGGTGCCGTTGCTGACGCCGCCGGCGACCAGCACCCTTCCGTTCTGCAGGAGCGTGGCGGTGGCGTGGTCCCGGCCGGTGTCGAGGCTCTGCGTGGCCGACCAGGCCGCCCGGGCGGGCGCCGCGGCATGGCCGGCGGCGGGACTGCGAGCCGCCGGCGACAGGCCGGCCAGGAGCAGGGCGGCGACCACGAGGGGGCGCAGGGCTCTCGGCCGCGCGGCTGCGGACGCGGACATGGCGTCCGATCGTCGCACCGGTCCGGTTCAGCGTCAATCGCCCGGCGCCCGCGGAGGCCGACCCCTCGCCTCGACTCGGTAGCATGGGATGCGATCGAGGCGTGGGGGGGCCCGGCCGTTCACAGCTGGAGGTGGTGCTCGGATGACGGTCAGCTCGGAGGTCGCCGGGTCGGGCAGGGGAGCGGGCGTCGGCGACGCCGGCGTCACCACCAGCGTCCTCGCCCGGCTGCGGCGGGACGCGCCCTGGTGGCTGCTGCCGGTCACCGTCGTGGTCGTCCTCGGCGGCTTCATCGTCTACTCGATCTGGGCGTCGACCACCGGCGTGGGCGAGGCCCCGAACGCGCCCTACCTCTCGCCGCTGTACTCGCCGGCATGGCTGGCGAACCACATCCCGGTGTTCCCCGGGCTGCTCTGCATCCTCGTCCCGATCGCGTTCCGGAGCACCTGCTACTACTACCGCAAGGCGTACCACCGGTCCTTCTTCTGGGACCCGCCCGCCTGCGCCGTGCCCGAGCTGCGCCACGGGAGGTACCGGGGTGAGACCGCCTTCCCCCTGATCCTCAACAACCTGCATCGCTTCGCCCTCTACGGGGCGATCGTGTACATCCCCATCCTCGGCTTCGACGCCGTCAACGCCCTCAGCCTCGGCGGCCACCTCTACCTGGGGCTGGGCACGGCGATCATGGTGGTGAACGTGGTGCTGCTCGCCGGCTACACCTTCTCATGCCACTCCTTCCGCCACCTGGTCGGGGGCAACGTCGACTGCTTCTCCTGTGTGCGCTTCGGCCAGCAGCGGCACAGCACCTGGAGGGCGGTGACCCGGTTGAACGTCTTCCACCCCACCTGGGCGTGGGTCAGCCTCTTCAGCGTCTGGGCCGTCGACGGCTACATCCGGATGCTCCACGCCGGCTGGTTCACCGACCCCCACATCCTCTTCCGATGATCCCCGAGAGCTACGACACGATCGACTGCGACGTCCTCGTCATCGGAGCCGGCGGGGCCGGCCTCCGCGCCGCCGTCGCCGCCGGCGAGGCCGGCTGCGACACCGTGGTGGTGACCAAGTCGCTGCTCGGCAAGGCCCACACGGTGATGGCCGAGGGCGGCATCGGCGCGGCGCTCGGCAACGTCGACCCCCGGGACAACTGGGGGGTCCACTTCGCCGACACCATGCTCGGCGGCCAGCTGCTCAACAACTGGCGGATGGTGGAGATCTTCGCCCAGGAGGTCATCGACCGCGTTTACGAGCTGGAGCGCTGGGGCGGCCTCTTCGATCGCACCCCCGACGGTCGCATCAGCCAGCGCGCCTTCGGGGCGCACACCTTCTGGCGGCTCGCCCACGTCGGCGACCGCACCGGGCTGGAGCTGATCCGCACCTGCCAGGACCGGGCCGTGCACACCCCCAACGTCACCGTGCACATGGAGTACACGCTCACCACCCTGCTGAAGGACGGCGACCGGGTGGCCGGCGCGGTCGGCTACCGGCGCAACGACGGCAGCTTCGTCGTCTTCCGCGCCAAGGCGGTGGTCCTGGGCAGCGGCGGCTGGGGACGGATGTACAAGCACACCAGCAACTCGTGGGAGGGCACCGGCGACGGCGCCGCGCTCGCCTACCGCGCCGGCGCCGAGCTCCTCGACATGGAGTTCGTGCAGTTCCACCCCACCGGGATGATCTGGCCACCGGGGGCGCGCGGCATCCTGGTCACCGAGGCGGTGCGCGGTGAGGGCGGCCGGCTCTACAACTCGCTCGGCGAACGCTTCATGGAGACGTACGACCCCAAGAAGATGGAGCTGTCCTCCCGCGACGTGGTCGCCCGCTCCATCTACAAGGAGGCCCAGGCGGGCCGCGGGTCACCCCACGGCGGCGCCTTCCTCGACGTCCGCCATCGCGGCGCCGAGTACATCAAGAAGCGGCTGCCCTCGATGTACGAACAGTTCCACGCACTCGCCTCGGTGGACATCACCAAGGAGCCGATGGAGGTCGGGCCCACCATCCACTACACCATGGGCGGGGTGCGGGTCGCGCCCGAGACCGGCGCCACCACCGTCCCCGGCCTGTACGCCGCCGGCGAGGTGAGCGGCGGCCTCCACGGCGCCAACCGCCTCGGCGGCAACTCGCTCGGCGACATCCTCGTCTTCGGCAGGCGCGCCGGTGAGGCCGCCGCCGCCGAGGTCGCGGGGCGCGTCCACGCCGCCGTCGACGAGCGCCAGGTCGAGGCCGAGCAGCGGGCGCTGCTCGCCTATCTCGATCCCCACGAGGAGGGCGAGAACCCCTACCTGCTCCACGAGGCGCTCCAGGAGGCGATGCAGGACGACGCCGGCATCGCCCGCACCGAGGAGTCGCTGACCCGCTCGCTGCACGCCATCCAGGAGCTGTGCGAGCGGGCTCCGCGGATGCGGGTGGGCGGCCGCCGCATCCTCAACCCCGGCTGGCACACCTGCCGGGACGTGGTGAACATGCTGGTGATCAGCGAGGCGATCGTCCGCAGCGGGCTGGAGCGGAGGGAGAGCCGCGGCTCGCAGTGGCGCCTCGATTTCCCCGACCTCAGCGAGGAGCAGGGGAAGGTCAACTACGTCACCTACGACGGCGGCGACGGGATGCGCATCCGGGCCCTGTCCCGCGAGCCCATCCCGCAGCGCCTGCAGCGCCTGGTCGACGAGGAGCTGGCGCTGCGCGCCGTCACCACCATCCCCGTCCGGCCCGACCAGCGGATCGAGGGCCCGGCCGTCGCAGCGGCGGGCAGGGAGGCCTGAGATGGCGATCGCGGAGAGACCCGCCGAGCGGGGGACGGCCCCGCAGCCCGGAGCCGGCTCGGGGAGCGATGGTCCGCCCCTCGAGTTCCACGTCTTCAAGGGCATCCCCGGCGAGGAGCAGGGCGACGTCACCTACCGGGTGCCGCCGGTGACCGGCATGGTGGTGCTCGACGCCATCCACTGGATCCAGAAGCACGTCGACACCGACCTCGCCTGCCGCTGGAACTGCAAGGCCGCCAAGTGCGGCAGCTGCTCCGCCGAGATCAACGGCATGCCCCGGCTGATGTGCAAGACCCGCATCGACGACCTCCCCGAGGGCCCGATCACGGTGCGCCCGATGAAGGCCTTCCCGCTGATCAAGGACCTGGTCACCGACGTCTCGCACAACTACGAGGTGAACCGGCGCATCCCCCAGTTCACCCCGGCGGCGGACGAGCCGACCCCGTTCGTGATCAAGGACATCGACCTGGAGCGGATCTACGAGTTCCGCAAGTGCATCGAGTGCTTCCTCTGCCAGGACGTCTGCCACGTGCTCCGCAGCCACGACCTCCAGGAGCAGTTCTACGGGCCCCGCTTCTTCGTCCGCGTCGCCTCGCTGGAGATGCACCCCAAGGACACCGTCGACCGCCTCGAGGCCACCCGCACCGAGGGCGGCCTCGGCTACTGCAACATCACCAAGTGCTGCACCGAGGTGTGCCCGGAGCACATCCACATCACCGACAACGCGATCATCCCGCTCAAGGAGCGGGTGGCCGACCGCCACTGGGACCCGCTCCGCGCGGTGAGCCGGCTCCTGCTCGGCAGGCGCTGACCGCCCCGGCCGCCGGATCGGGCGCATGATGGTGGCGTGACCGCAGCCGCCCTCCTCCTCGGCGTCATCGTCGCCATGCTCGCCGCCTTCGTCGCCTTCTTCCTGTACTCGCGCACCCCGGCGTGGCGCAGCTCGGAGACCCGGATGGCGACGATGCGCCTGCTGGTGATCATCGGTCCGATGTTCGGGGCACGCTTCGACAACCCGCCCCCCGACCGTCCCGCGGTGATGGGGGAGGGGCCCGACCCGCCCGAGAAGGACCCGAACGACCCCCGGATCAGCAGCTAGGGCCGCGACCCGATCAGCGCCCCGGTGCCGAGCGTGGGGATGCCGGCGCCCACCTCGTCGCGGCGGCTGTCGATGACGTCGACGACGTCGCGGACCGCCTCGGCGCTGCGGTGGAGCGCGGCGCTCTCGTCCTCGCTCAGCCGCACCTCGAGCACCTCGACGAGGCCGCCGGTGCCGAGCCGGCAGGGCACCCCGGTGAAGAGGCCGCGGATGCCGTACTCGCCCTCGAGGCGGACGCTGCAGGGCAGCACCTGGCGCTTGTCGAGGAGGATGGCGTCGACCATCTGGGCGGCCGCCGCGCTCGGCGCGTAGTAGGCGCTCCCGGTCTTGAGCAGGCCGACGATCTCGGCGCCGCCGTCGCGGGCGCGCTGCACGATCGCCTCGAGCCGCTCGCGGGGGATCAGGTCGGCGACGGGGACGCCCGCGACCGTGGAGAAGCGGGTGAGCGGCACCATGGTGTCGCCGTGGCCGCCGAGCACGTAGGCGTCGACGTCCTCGACCGAGGCGTCGAGCTCGCGGGCGATGAAGGTGCGGAAGCGGGCGGTGTCGAGCACCCCGGCCATGCCGATGACCCGCTCCCGGGGGAAGCCGCTGACCGCGCCGGCGAGCTGGGCCATGGCGTCGAGCGGGTTGGTGACCATCAGGAGGATGGTCTCGGGCGAGCGGCTCGCCACCTCCCTCACCACCGAGGCGATGACCCGGGCGTTGGTCATGACCAGGTCGTCGCGCGACATCCCCGGCTTGCGGGCGATCCCGCTGGTGACGACGACGATGTCGGACCCGGCGGTCTCGTCGTAGCCGTTGGTGCCGGTGACGAGGGAGTCGTAGCCGACGATGGGGCCGGCCTGGAGCATGTCGAGCGCCTTGCCCTGGGGCAGTCCCTCGACGATGTCGACCAGCACGACGTCGGCGTAGTTCCGCTCGGCGAGACGCTGGGCGAGGGTGGCGCCGACGTTGCCGGCACCGACCACGGTGATCTTCGCGCGCACAGTGAACACTCCAGCTGACGGGCCTGACAGCCGGCGACGTCGGCGGGCCCCTCCGCCCCGGCGCCGGGCCGCGCGGTAGTGTAGCTCGGAGCCGATGAGTCCCCGTTCCGCCGCCGCCGTCACCCGCACCACCCTGCCCCGGGGCGCGCGCGCCCGCGCCGCCATCGTCGTCGAGCGGCTGAAGGACGAGTACCCGGCCGAGTGCGCCCTGGTCCACGCCGACCCGTGGCAGCTCCTGGTGGCCACGATCCTCAGCGCTCAGACCACCGACGAGCGGGTGAACATGGTCAC
This region of Candidatus Dormiibacterota bacterium genomic DNA includes:
- a CDS encoding kelch repeat-containing protein, with product MSASAAARPRALRPLVVAALLLAGLSPAARSPAAGHAAAPARAAWSATQSLDTGRDHATATLLQNGRVLVAGGVSNGTCLETAELYDPPTGRWGPAGSMATARYAATATRLQDGRVLVAGGILDGRHLGSAELYDPGTRTWSATGPMTTGRALHTATLLADGEVLVTGGFDGTNELASTELYDPTVGRWRPGLPMTSPRMAHTATRLTDGRVLVVGGIAVRDLPLPITPRLPIVGVYTRGPAAEVYTPVPGGWLATANPTVDRVAHTATRLGDGRVLVIGGYDVETGRPLASAELYTPATDTWSDTASMGSPHAVHTATDLADGSVLVAGGGTLDGYGTSSAAERYLPASGSWTGAGTMAWARALHTATRLPDGRVLVAGGRRAGTGTLAVAELFGG
- a CDS encoding succinate dehydrogenase, producing MTVSSEVAGSGRGAGVGDAGVTTSVLARLRRDAPWWLLPVTVVVVLGGFIVYSIWASTTGVGEAPNAPYLSPLYSPAWLANHIPVFPGLLCILVPIAFRSTCYYYRKAYHRSFFWDPPACAVPELRHGRYRGETAFPLILNNLHRFALYGAIVYIPILGFDAVNALSLGGHLYLGLGTAIMVVNVVLLAGYTFSCHSFRHLVGGNVDCFSCVRFGQQRHSTWRAVTRLNVFHPTWAWVSLFSVWAVDGYIRMLHAGWFTDPHILFR
- a CDS encoding FAD-binding protein — translated: MIPESYDTIDCDVLVIGAGGAGLRAAVAAGEAGCDTVVVTKSLLGKAHTVMAEGGIGAALGNVDPRDNWGVHFADTMLGGQLLNNWRMVEIFAQEVIDRVYELERWGGLFDRTPDGRISQRAFGAHTFWRLAHVGDRTGLELIRTCQDRAVHTPNVTVHMEYTLTTLLKDGDRVAGAVGYRRNDGSFVVFRAKAVVLGSGGWGRMYKHTSNSWEGTGDGAALAYRAGAELLDMEFVQFHPTGMIWPPGARGILVTEAVRGEGGRLYNSLGERFMETYDPKKMELSSRDVVARSIYKEAQAGRGSPHGGAFLDVRHRGAEYIKKRLPSMYEQFHALASVDITKEPMEVGPTIHYTMGGVRVAPETGATTVPGLYAAGEVSGGLHGANRLGGNSLGDILVFGRRAGEAAAAEVAGRVHAAVDERQVEAEQRALLAYLDPHEEGENPYLLHEALQEAMQDDAGIARTEESLTRSLHAIQELCERAPRMRVGGRRILNPGWHTCRDVVNMLVISEAIVRSGLERRESRGSQWRLDFPDLSEEQGKVNYVTYDGGDGMRIRALSREPIPQRLQRLVDEELALRAVTTIPVRPDQRIEGPAVAAAGREA
- a CDS encoding succinate dehydrogenase/fumarate reductase iron-sulfur subunit yields the protein MAIAERPAERGTAPQPGAGSGSDGPPLEFHVFKGIPGEEQGDVTYRVPPVTGMVVLDAIHWIQKHVDTDLACRWNCKAAKCGSCSAEINGMPRLMCKTRIDDLPEGPITVRPMKAFPLIKDLVTDVSHNYEVNRRIPQFTPAADEPTPFVIKDIDLERIYEFRKCIECFLCQDVCHVLRSHDLQEQFYGPRFFVRVASLEMHPKDTVDRLEATRTEGGLGYCNITKCCTEVCPEHIHITDNAIIPLKERVADRHWDPLRAVSRLLLGRR
- the mdh gene encoding malate dehydrogenase is translated as MRAKITVVGAGNVGATLAQRLAERNYADVVLVDIVEGLPQGKALDMLQAGPIVGYDSLVTGTNGYDETAGSDIVVVTSGIARKPGMSRDDLVMTNARVIASVVREVASRSPETILLMVTNPLDAMAQLAGAVSGFPRERVIGMAGVLDTARFRTFIARELDASVEDVDAYVLGGHGDTMVPLTRFSTVAGVPVADLIPRERLEAIVQRARDGGAEIVGLLKTGSAYYAPSAAAAQMVDAILLDKRQVLPCSVRLEGEYGIRGLFTGVPCRLGTGGLVEVLEVRLSEDESAALHRSAEAVRDVVDVIDSRRDEVGAGIPTLGTGALIGSRP